The DNA segment TGTGGCAATCGTTGCAGATCACGATCAGATTCGCGGGATCGAAGACGAGCTCCGAGGCGATCCCCGAGATCGAGCAGGGGATGATATGGTGAACGTGCCGCGCCGGAACGCCGCAGCACTCGCAGAAGCGGCCGCGAGCGTCGAGGACTTCGCGCACGATGCGCCGGTATCGCCGTTGCGGGGTCTCCGCCAAAGGTAGAGCCATCCTACCCTTGACGGGAAAGGAGCCGCCCGTGGGTTATTTCCGTCCTCTTTTCGGATCCGCCGCGAAATTCGACCTCTTGGCTCCGCCCTCGAGCGTCGCGAGCCTGCTTTCAAAGCCGACCATCCGCGCGTGAAACTCTTGCAGCGCGAGGACCGATGCTACCGGGATGGGACACGTCTCACGGAGCCCCTCGAGCAGCACGACCGTCCCGCGCCGCCCGATTTGCGGCACCAGGAGGGAAACGCCGTGCAGGCGTTCGAGGTAACGCAGCCGCCGCGCGAGCTTGCGCCGCCATCCGGGCGCGTCGGTCGGCTCGCCGAGCATCGAGGCTGCTTCCGCCAGGCTGATTCGACCGGACGCGCGCATATCCAGCGCCGCCGCGAGGCTCGGATCCCGCGTTCCCCTGGAGATCGTTTCGACGACGGCCTCCCAATTCGATCGCAGCCCGTCCATAAGCTACCTCCTTGGCCGAAGCGTCGCTCCGGTGGGGGATCGGGGGAAGGGAAAAATAAAATGTCGAGCGCGGTCCGGGCGCCTCGACCCCGGGGAAGATTTTCGACGAGGGCCCCCGCCTCGCCGAGCTCCCCTCGACCCCCTTGCGCGCGCCGAGCTCGCGCCCCTCGACGGCCTCGACGCGCCCCCGGCCTCGACCGTCGCCCTCGACCAGCGCGCGATCGTCCGCCTCGACCTCGACCCTCGCCGCAACGTGCGGCTCCGCCGAACCCCTGATCGAGCTCCTCGCGTCGAGCCTCGCGACCGTCGCCGAGCAGCTCGCGGCGAGGGGATTCCGCCGCCTTCATTTCCGCCACCTCGACCCCCCCGGATGCGGGGGTGGCGGAAATACGACGTCGAGCGCGGTCCGGGCGCCTCGACCCCGGGGAAGATTTTCGACGAGGGCCCCCGCCTCGCCGAGCTCCCCTCGACCCCCTTGCGCGCGCCGAGCTCGCGCCCCTCGACGGCCTCGACGCGCCCCCGGCCTCGACCGTCGCCCTCGACCAGCGCGCGATCGTCCGCCTCGACCTCGACCCTCGCCGCAACGTGCGGCTCCGCCGAACCCCTGATCGAGCTCCTCGCGTCGAGCCTCGCGACCGTCGCCGAGCAGCTCGCGGCGAGGGGATTCCGCCGCCTTCATTTCCGCCACCTCGACCCCCCCGGATGCGGGGGTGGCGGAAATACGACGTCGAGCGCGGTCCGGGCGCCTCGACCCCGGGGAAGATTTTCGACGAGGGCCCCCCGCCTCGCCGAGGTCCCCCGGGCCCCTTGCGCGCGCCGAGCTCGCCGAGCTCGAGGCCCTTCGAGGTCAAGCTACATGCACTTGTATTCTTTCCAGGTCTTGCAGCAGCCAGCCCCGACTATGCAGACCCATTGCGCGCAATCACGCGCAATTCGATCACCGTATTGGCAAGTGCCGTCCCTGTACCAGCCAGAGCATACCGGATCCGTCCCGGCACCGTTTTGGCATGTAATCGCCTGCGATACCTCTGCTACTGACTCCTCGTCGACCGCGGCTTCATTTTCCGCTTCATCCACTGTTCCGATGCACGCGGCTGAGAACATGGTGAACAATCCAACTGCAATGATCCGCGCGATACACGTACGCATAATGCGACCTCCTCCAGTCGACGTGGAATCTCGACCTTCACCAAGCTTCCTACCATCCGTTGTGCTGTGTCAAATTCCTTCCAGTGAAGGGAGTCCCCTCGACACCCGGACGAATTCGTCGAGGGCCCACCGCTCGTCGAGGCCCCTCTTCCCCGTGAGCGACTTGATGCCCTCGACCCTGCCCGGCCCATCCCGGTCTCCCCCCGACATCGTCGGGCTCGTCCGCCTCAACCCCGGGGAAGATTTTCGACGAGGGCCCCCCGCCTCGCCGAGGTCCCTTGGGCCCCTTGCGCGCGCCGAGCTCGCGCCCCTCGACGGCCCCGACGCGCCCCCGGCCTCGGCCGTCGGCCTCGGCCGTCGGCCTCGGCCGTCGCCCTCGACCAGCCCGCGATCGTCCGCCTCGACCTCGACCCCCGCGGCAACGTGCGGCTCAGCCGAACCCCTCGGCTAGGCCCTCGCGTCGAACCTCGCGCCGCTCGCCGAGCAGCTCGCCGCGCGCGATTGTGGTCCGGGCGCCTCGACCCGGGGAAGCTTTCGCGGTCTGGCGACGACTTTGTATTGGACTTCTCAAACGGCGATGGCGTAGGGTGCTACCGCCATGAGCGAGCAACCTACTCGTAAAGTGTTCATCTCGTATGCCTGGTCATCGCAGGAGCACCAAGGTTCTGTTATTCAGCTAGCCGAAAGACTTGTCGCTAATGGCGTAGACGTCATTCTCGACGTTTGGGACGTGAAGGAGGGACATGATCTGATTTCGTTTATGGAGAGAATGGTCACTGATGGCTCAATCGAAAAGGTGCTGATCGTGTGTAACAGCGTGTACGCACAAAAGGCCAACAATCGAAAGGGCGGCGTTGGAACGGAGTCACAAATTATTTCCCCCGAAGTCTACGCGAAATTGGATCAAAGCAAGTTTATTCCGGTTCTGTTTGAGCACGACGACGAGGGCAATGCCTGTCTGCCTACATTTTTGAAAACTCGTCTCTATATCGACCTTTCGAGCGTGGAGAAGAGCTACGAAAACTTCGAGCAATTGCTTAGGGCCATTTTCGATCAGCCGCAGCACAGGAAGCCCAAGCTGGGCACCCCACCCATTCACATTTTCTCGTCTGGCACAGCGCAATCTTCGACGCGTTATCATCTTCAGCGTGTCAGAGATGCAGTCACCAATGGGGCACCTCAGTCTATTGCGCTCGTTCGCGACTACCTGCGGCGAAAAGTAGAGGAACTGGAGTCCTTTCGCGTTGACGTGGCAAATGTTACTGATGTCGACGAACTTATCGTTGCAAGTATCAGAGACATGTTGCCCTATCGCGAGGAGATGGTTGAGCTATTTTCTCTGGTGGCGGAGTACAGGAATGAGCCGGACAGCTATGATGAGCTGGCGGAATTCTTCCAGTCGGCCCTGGGTTACCATCTTTTCCCCAAAAATCGGTCGAGTTGGATGCCCTTGTCTGCCGACAATTTTCGGTTCATTACCTATGAGCTGTTCCTATACCTGATCGCCACCTTGATCAAGGCGAAGCGATTTGCGGAGGCTAACCGATTCCTTGGACGTGAGTTCTATGTGGAAGATCCGCATGGCAACGATCGCTTCTGGAGCTTCGCCAGGCTTATGCCACATCTTGAATCCCTTGAGCAGCTCCGAAAGCGCCGACTGGAGCTCAACAGGATTAGCCTCACGGCCGACCTCCTTCATGATAGGGCCACCCGCACGGATATCAAGTTTGCCGAGTTGAATGAGGCCGACGTGGTGCTGTTCCTCAGAAACCGCCTGTGCCAAGCAGAATTGCGCGATGGCTATTGGTTGCCATTGACAGTAATTTATCGAGCAACCAACGGCGGCCCGAGCAAGCTGTTCCGAATGTCGGAATCCAATGGTCATTTTAGCAACCTGAAGGTCCTTCTGGGTGTGTCCCCTCAAGCGTCCGGCTCATCCTTGGAGGAGCAATACCTGGCCGGGGGTGGCGAAAGACAGCTATCGTTTGGCTCTAGGAGCTGGCCGATTTCCATTCGCAGTATTATCCCATTCGACAAACTCGGGACGCGACCGTGACACTCACTCCCGATGACCCCGAGCAACGCGGGTCGTGACCCCTGCCGCCTCGGCAGAGTCACCCTCCTCGGCGCCAGCCCTTCCCTCTCCTCAAGCAGCCGCCGCTCCGCCTCGAGCAGCGGCACCAGTGAATCTCTATCCCTCGTCTTGCTCGCCGCCCACACCACGCCCTCCGTCTTTGCGCTTTGCCGCTCCCCTGTCACCACATGACGCATGGCGCACCCCGACGGCCCCACCACCTGGCCACCTGGCCACGTCTGGACACCAGTCCCAAGAACTCCGGATCCTGCGCGCCCGCGTACGCCCCGCGAGGATACAAGATAACGTGACCAGACGTGACCAGACCGCACCCAACTCCTCTAAACCCCGAACAAATCCCCTGGCCAGATCGTCCTGCCCAGACCTCCGCCACCTGCCCACGTGCTGACCAGAACCGCGCGAGGGCGCCTCCCCGATCTACCCGCCCACGACCTCGCGCCCCGCCGTCATTGCGCATGGTCCCCCCCTTCCACCGCATCATCCGCCGCCCGCCGCAGCCTGATCCCCTCCCAAGCCCGCACCGAAGCCCCATCCACCCACCGCTTCGCCTTGTCATTGCACCCGATCTCCCGAAGGTGCCGCGTAAACGCCTTCGGCCCGAGCAAATGCCGCGCCCCGTTCGCCTTCCCCCACCGCTCGTAAGCCTCCCGCAGCGCCGACCGCGTGACCCATACATCCTGCCAAACCGACCGATCCGCTACGATCACGCACTCATCATCCAAGAAATCCCGCAGCGGGTTATTCTCCTGCCGATACGCCTCCGTCGCGGCCTCGACCGACGCCGGCACCTTGAGCCCGTCCTTTTGCCACGCCAGACAGCCCCGCACCGCCCACGCGAGGATCGCCGCTCCCGAGGCCCGCACGTCCGTCAGCGTGCGTTTCACGTTCCGATCCCGCCGCTCCTTCGGGATCACCCGCTCAAACGGAATTCGCAGGATCCGCCGCCACATCGCCAGATCATCATCGCTCACCCGAGGCGCATGGTTCGCCGAGAGCCATAACTTGAAAGTCGGCTTGAACTCGAACGACTCCTGATAGAGCAGCCGCGCGGTTACGGTATCCCCGCCCGTGATGCTCTTGACGAGTGCCTCCGCGAGCCGTTTCCCGTCGTCCACCTCGATGGAGACCACCAGGCGAGACCCGGCGAGCCGCGCGATGTCGTTCCGAGGCGCGCCCACCTGGGGCCGAGCCAGGAAGGTCTCGAAATCGGACGTCGTGCCATAGTCGCCGAGGGTGGCCTTGATCGCTTCGAGAAACGTCGACTTCCCCGACGACGCGGGCCCATGCACGAAGAAGAGCTTTTCCTCGCTGGTATCCGCGCAGATCGAGTAACCGATCGCCCGACAGAGGAACTCGAGCAGCTCGGGATCCCCTCCGGTGACCTCTTCGAGGAAGCGCTCCCAGAGCGCCGAGCGCGCCGCGGGATTGTACACGACCGGAACCAGCCGCGTGATCAGGTCCTCCCGCCGATGCGGCCGCAGCTTCCCCGTCCGCAGGTCCACCACGCCATTCAGGCAGCAGAGCACCCACGGATCCGCATCAAACGCCGACGCCCGCGCGATCACGCCCGCCTCCGACGACGCGAGCGAGAGCATGTTCGAGAGCGCGCGCGCCCCCTGCGAACGCATCGCCCACGCGTACCGACGTTCCGCGACGTCGAGCGCCCCCCGCGCGTGCTTGATCGCCGGGTCGTCCGTGGACCCTTCCACCGCGCCGAGCGCCCTCCGCGCCGCCGCGAGGCCCTCGCCCGCGACGAGCGCGAGGTGCCGCGCGTACTCCTTCGCCGCCCGCTCGGCCGCGGGCGCATCCCGAGACCAGCGCCGCCCGTCGTAATGATACCAGCCGCCGAGCTCCGCCACGTAGCGCAGGTCCGCGCCGTGGAGAGCCACCAGGCCCTCCGCATTCGCTAGCTCCGTGCATTCACCCGTCCCCGCCTGGAGAGCAGGCAGCACGCGCTGAGGGCTCGGAGCTCGGCCGCCGTCCGGCCGGGAAGGAGCTCGGTTGTCACCCGTGACGATCGTCGCCCGCTCGATGTCGTCGTCTTCCCCGAACGACTCCGCCCCCCGACCTGCCTCGCGCGATCTCGCATTGTGTAGCGAATCGGCGGAGCTCCCGCCCCGACCGTGGCTCGATCGCGCCGGAACCGACCGAGGAGCCGCGCGCCCATCTTCGAGGGCCCGGCGCAAGGTCCGGAGGTGCTGCGCCTTGATCGCCTCGGGATCCCATCGACCGTTCAGCATCGCGCCGTAAAGCGCATCCTCGACCTCGCTCGCCGAGAGCAGCCCACGCGCGACCAGGCCGCCGAGCGAGTATGCCTCACGATTGAGGGTGTCATTCCGCGAGCCCTTCGGCGCGCGCTCGACCGCCTCGATCGCCTGATTCAGCGCCGCGCGCGCATACCGGGCGTGATCCTCGCCGAAGGAGGGAGCCTCGGGCGCCGCGCTCACCTCGGCGCGCGCCGGAGCAGCCGCGCGCGCGCTCGCCGATGCCATCCGCTCGAAAAGCCACCGCGGCAACTCCGCCACCGGGACACGATCCGTCCACGTGTAGACGCTCCCGGTGCGATGCACGGTCGGGCACGTCGCGATCTGCCCGCCTTCCCCGCGCACGTCGAGCCCCGGCGCGAGCTTTCCCGCGTTGTTCCGGATCGCGCTCATGTCGAAATGTTCCGGCACGACGAACAGCCGATGCTCGCCCCCGTCGACCCGCCCTGAGCGCGACGCCAACGTCCGCGGAAGCGGCCCGTGGACCGCCTCGAGCGCGCGCAAGCTCTCCCGCCCCGCCGGCCCGTCGATATCGAGCGCGACGAGCCGCGCCTCGCCGCCCATCGCCAGCCCCACCCCGGCATCCGGCCATTTCTTCCACCACGCGAGGACATCCTCGCGCGTCGGCTGCAACTCTTGCCACGCGCGCATTCGCGGATGCTTGCCCGCGCTACCCCCGCAACGTGCGCCGCGCGAGCATTCGCAGGCGCCCGTCTTCGGATCGACGGACCAGAGGGGGATCGGCCGCCAGCCCATGCTCACATAAAGCGATGCCGCGAGCGAAGGCGGATCATCGGGATCCGGAAGGTATTTAGGATCAAGCTTCATTTTCCCTCTCCGAAAAGCGGAATTTGCGCCACCGGACCACGGGTACGAACGACACTTCGAGCCTGCGAAATCTCAGCCTTGGCCGTCGCCGCGATCCCCGGATCGATTTCGCTTCCGACGAACCGCATCCCGAGCCGCCGCGCGGCAACCCCCGTCGAGCCGCCACCCGCGAAGAGATCGACAACCAGGCCGCCGGGAGGCACCACGACCGCGAGGCACCGCTCGATCAAGCTCACGGGTTTTGCCGTTTGATGATTCCGATCCGGCGTAGGGATTCGCGACTCCCGCAGCACGTTCCCCGTCCTCGCATCGTGAAAGACCCCCGTCCCTTTCACGAAATGGAGCACCACCTCATGCTGCGCCCGAAACCCCGTCCCGAGCCCCGGTTGCTCCTTGTCCCAGACCACCATCGCCTGCCACCGGAGCCCGCTCGATTCGAGCGCCGGAGCGAGAAGCGGGATCATCTTCCAATCGCAGAAAACCCCGAGGCTCCCGCCCTCGACCAGCACGCGGAACGCCTGGACCGCCACGCACCGCAGGAGCCACACGAGCCCGGCCGAGCCCATGTTGTCATTGATGAACCAGCCGAGCTTTTTGACGCTCCCGCTCGTGAGCATCCCGCGCGCCTGCCGCCGCGCCGTCTCCGTGTATCCCCCCGAGCAATAGGGCGGATCGATCCACACGGCATGCGCGCAGCCGTCCGGCAGCTCCTCGGCGAATTCTAGAGCGTCGGCCGCCGCGAGATGCCACCCCGCCCGCCCCTCGAGCACCTCGGCGAGGGACCCTTCACCGCCGAGCGCGCCCGTCCCGTCCGTCATCCGTGAGCCCAGCATCGAGGCCAACATCCGCCCCCAGCCCCTATGTTGTCAAGTGCCAACGTAGGACCATGCCAGAAGGCGCTTGCAACCCGGGCCGGACCGTGCACAGCATCGAGCCATGGATCTTGGGGATCGGGTCAAGCAGGCCCGTCAGCTCCGCGGCATCAAGAGCACCGAGCTCGATCGGCTCGCGGGCGTGTCGCAGGGGACGACGAGCCGGCTCGAGAGCAAGCAGCGGGGGAAGTTCGGGGGGACCGCCACGACGGTTCAGCGCGTCGCGAAGGCCCTGCGCGTGAACATGGAGTGGCTGATGACGGGTCAGGGGGCGATGGAGGAGGCGGAGGAAGATCCGATCCCGAACCGCGCCATCGCCGCGAGCATCGCGCGAGACGGAGGCGTCGACGAGGAGGCGATCCGCGCCGTGCTCGGGATGCCCGTCAAGGAAGCCGAGACGCGGACCGTCTTGTGGTGGATCGACGCCTTCCGCGCCCGCGAAGCCTTCCTCGCCCAGGAGCGAGAGATCACCGGCGCAGCCCCGGCGAAGAAGCCGACGCGTGCCCGAGCGCGCGCCACGTAGGGGAGGGGGCCGCCTGTGTTGGCAGTTGACATGGTTGCCGCCTGCCAGTACCGTCTGGCGAGCTCCGCGCCGATCGCGCGGGCCGGGAGCGTGTTGTCATGGCGCGACGACCGAAAGCCAACGGAGCCGCAGCCGCCCGCCATCACGTCAGCGGGAAGTGGACGCAGATCGCCCTCCTTCTTCGCAGGATCGCCGACCTCATCGAGGCCCCCGACGACGACGAGGCCGAGGGCCCGAACCGGCCCCCGCGCCGCGCCGTGCGCTTCGACGCCCCCGTGGCCCCGCCCCTTCACCCGCCGAGCGATATCGATCGGCAGCGCGCGCGGGAAGACCTGCGCCGCCTCGGTTTCAAAGTGACGAAATGAGCGAGCAACACAAGCGCCGCGGGCGAGGCCGCGGAACCATCGAGCCGATGCCGAATGGCACGTTCCGCCCGCGCCTCCCCGGAGCCGGCGCGCGCCTCCGCCCGTGCGCGACGTACGAAGAGGCCGAGCGCTTGCTCGATGCCGCGCTCGGCGAGCTCGCCGAGGGCAACGCCGTCGAGCCCGGAGGCTTGACGCTTCGATCGTGGGGCGTGCGCTACCTCGACGAGCGCGAGCTCGCCGGAAATCGCGACGTGAAGACGGACCGATCCCGCTGGCGAAGGCACATCGACACCGGGTTTTTCGCCGACTGGCACATCGGCTCGATCCGCCCGCAGGACGTTCGCGAATGGTGCCGCGAGCTCCTCCGGAAGAAGGTCGCCCCCGGGCAGGGTCACAAGAAGACGAAGGACCGCAAAATCTCCCACGAGACCGCGCAGTACACCCTGAACCTCCTTCGATGCGCCCTCGAAGCCGCCATCGAGGCCGGCCACCTCCCCGAGAACCCCGCCCGCGGTGTGCGCCTCCCCCAGAAGAAGAAGGCCCGCACCCACGACCCGTGGACCTACCTCACCCCCGAGGAGCAAACGGCGCTCATCACGTGCGAGGCGATCCCCCTCGAAGGCCGATGCCTCATCGCCTTCGCCCTCGGGACGGGCACGCGCGAAAGCGAGCAGTGGGCCCAACACCTCACCGACATCGACCTCGCGCGGAACATGATCACCGTGCGTTACGGCTCCCACGGCAAACCACGCAAGAACGGCAGGATCTACCACATCCCGATCCTCCCGCTCGCGCGATGGGCCCTCGATCAGTGGCTCCCCATCGTCGCCGCGCGCCCGAACCCGCACCGCCTGCTCTTCCCGCTCCCCTCGGGAGCTCGCCGCCCCGCGAAGAAGGCCCCCGCCGAGTGGCCCGAGTGGCTCGCCGCCGCGAACATCCGCCCCGAGCGCCGCCACGACGGCCGCCCCGTCCGATGGCACGACCTCCGCCACACGTGCGCCTCGTCCCTCGTCGCCGGATGGTGGGGCGACCCGTGGACCTTGGAGCAGGTCGCCGCCCAGCTCGGGCACGCGTCGAGGGACTCGACGGAGCGCTACGCCCACCTCGCCCCGGGCGCCTTGCTGGCCCCCGCCGCCCGCCTCGATCTATCCAGGATCTATCCAGCGGCGGGACGGCAGAGCGAGCTAAGTGCCCGGAATCATTCAGCACCCCCGGCAGGAATCGGACCTGCGACCTTCGGTTTAGGAAACCGCTGCTCTATCCACTGAGCTACGGGGGCATCGGGGATCCTTCCTGGCGGAAGGACGGCGGGATCGTACGTGGCGTGGGGGGCGAGTCAAGGGGCAAGTGTGGTCAGGGTGGGTCTTTGGTGCGCCGGGCGTGGGTTGTCGGGCGTGCGGGTGGTTCACGGGGACGATGGGGCGCGGGGGCTCGGGTCAGGCGGCGGGCAGACTCCTGTAATCCACATTTGCGATTTATCATCCAACACGGACACATCGCGCGAGCCGCGGGCCCGGGTTGCGTCGAATGTTCCTCCCTCCCGGGAGTGCGCGCCCCCGACTCGACGGATTCGTTTTCGCTCGATGCAAGCTCACTGCATTGGCACGGTCCTCGCAGTTCGGCATTGCAGCCAGCATTGGAACGCTCTCGGATCGGGGGAGCGCATCCACTTTGAATGCGCATCAATGAATGCGACCCCAAATACAATCGGCTTCGGCGTCAGCTCCGACGACGAGCTGTGTTACCTCGGCCTCTATCGGTATCCGAAGCTCGCGTCCGCCTGCCAGGATTGACCCGCGTATCTCAGGGATGATACGGCAGCGTGTCGAAAGCTCCGCCGTAGTACAGCCCGACCTTCCGGTTCGACTCGGTGCCTGCGAGCCCGCAGTTGCTGGCCGTGCCGTAGACCTCCCCCGTGAAGTCGGTGTACGCGCAGAAATTGTCAGCCACGTTGTGCAGGCGGATCGGGAAGTTTTGGTCGAAGCCACCCTGCTCGTATTTCTCGAGCTTCCACCGCTGCTCGTCGGAGCCATCACACGGCGCCGTGATCACGGTCCACGGCCCCGCCAGGATGCCGGATTGGCTCAGGCATTGCCCGTTCGATAGATTGCGGAACCCGAAGGCGTCGCCGTCGGGGAACATCTCCCATTGCTGACGGGGATCCGTCGGCTCGCACGTGCTCGTCGATTCGGCCTTGC comes from the Polyangium spumosum genome and includes:
- a CDS encoding HNH endonuclease produces the protein MALPLAETPQRRYRRIVREVLDARGRFCECCGVPARHVHHIIPCSISGIASELVFDPANLIVICNDCH
- a CDS encoding SEFIR domain-containing protein: MSEQPTRKVFISYAWSSQEHQGSVIQLAERLVANGVDVILDVWDVKEGHDLISFMERMVTDGSIEKVLIVCNSVYAQKANNRKGGVGTESQIISPEVYAKLDQSKFIPVLFEHDDEGNACLPTFLKTRLYIDLSSVEKSYENFEQLLRAIFDQPQHRKPKLGTPPIHIFSSGTAQSSTRYHLQRVRDAVTNGAPQSIALVRDYLRRKVEELESFRVDVANVTDVDELIVASIRDMLPYREEMVELFSLVAEYRNEPDSYDELAEFFQSALGYHLFPKNRSSWMPLSADNFRFITYELFLYLIATLIKAKRFAEANRFLGREFYVEDPHGNDRFWSFARLMPHLESLEQLRKRRLELNRISLTADLLHDRATRTDIKFAELNEADVVLFLRNRLCQAELRDGYWLPLTVIYRATNGGPSKLFRMSESNGHFSNLKVLLGVSPQASGSSLEEQYLAGGGERQLSFGSRSWPISIRSIIPFDKLGTRP
- a CDS encoding phage/plasmid primase, P4 family, which encodes MKLDPKYLPDPDDPPSLAASLYVSMGWRPIPLWSVDPKTGACECSRGARCGGSAGKHPRMRAWQELQPTREDVLAWWKKWPDAGVGLAMGGEARLVALDIDGPAGRESLRALEAVHGPLPRTLASRSGRVDGGEHRLFVVPEHFDMSAIRNNAGKLAPGLDVRGEGGQIATCPTVHRTGSVYTWTDRVPVAELPRWLFERMASASARAAAPARAEVSAAPEAPSFGEDHARYARAALNQAIEAVERAPKGSRNDTLNREAYSLGGLVARGLLSASEVEDALYGAMLNGRWDPEAIKAQHLRTLRRALEDGRAAPRSVPARSSHGRGGSSADSLHNARSREAGRGAESFGEDDDIERATIVTGDNRAPSRPDGGRAPSPQRVLPALQAGTGECTELANAEGLVALHGADLRYVAELGGWYHYDGRRWSRDAPAAERAAKEYARHLALVAGEGLAAARRALGAVEGSTDDPAIKHARGALDVAERRYAWAMRSQGARALSNMLSLASSEAGVIARASAFDADPWVLCCLNGVVDLRTGKLRPHRREDLITRLVPVVYNPAARSALWERFLEEVTGGDPELLEFLCRAIGYSICADTSEEKLFFVHGPASSGKSTFLEAIKATLGDYGTTSDFETFLARPQVGAPRNDIARLAGSRLVVSIEVDDGKRLAEALVKSITGGDTVTARLLYQESFEFKPTFKLWLSANHAPRVSDDDLAMWRRILRIPFERVIPKERRDRNVKRTLTDVRASGAAILAWAVRGCLAWQKDGLKVPASVEAATEAYRQENNPLRDFLDDECVIVADRSVWQDVWVTRSALREAYERWGKANGARHLLGPKAFTRHLREIGCNDKAKRWVDGASVRAWEGIRLRRAADDAVEGGDHAQ
- a CDS encoding DNA-methyltransferase, translating into MLGSRMTDGTGALGGEGSLAEVLEGRAGWHLAAADALEFAEELPDGCAHAVWIDPPYCSGGYTETARRQARGMLTSGSVKKLGWFINDNMGSAGLVWLLRCVAVQAFRVLVEGGSLGVFCDWKMIPLLAPALESSGLRWQAMVVWDKEQPGLGTGFRAQHEVVLHFVKGTGVFHDARTGNVLRESRIPTPDRNHQTAKPVSLIERCLAVVVPPGGLVVDLFAGGGSTGVAARRLGMRFVGSEIDPGIAATAKAEISQARSVVRTRGPVAQIPLFGEGK
- a CDS encoding helix-turn-helix domain-containing protein; the encoded protein is MDLGDRVKQARQLRGIKSTELDRLAGVSQGTTSRLESKQRGKFGGTATTVQRVAKALRVNMEWLMTGQGAMEEAEEDPIPNRAIAASIARDGGVDEEAIRAVLGMPVKEAETRTVLWWIDAFRAREAFLAQEREITGAAPAKKPTRARARAT